One window from the genome of Pseudomonas sp. L5B5 encodes:
- a CDS encoding LysE family translocator: protein MAQLWMFFLALAVVYLLPGPDMILLLQTGARQGKAQALATALGLAISRGCHVALAALGLAALFKAAPWTFDVVRLAGAAYLLWIGIQCLRSNLLPTLDSSGAVATPLRWRQAIQRGVLTNLLNPKALLFCSVLLPQFVDPQAGAVAPQFVTLGVLLVGVGALFDCCYALAGAGLGRWMQRSPSAQRLQQWLFGSLLIGFAVRLTFVQQA from the coding sequence GTGGCGCAACTGTGGATGTTTTTCCTGGCTTTGGCGGTGGTCTACCTGCTGCCCGGTCCCGACATGATCCTGCTGTTGCAGACGGGTGCCCGCCAGGGCAAGGCCCAGGCACTGGCCACGGCCCTGGGCCTGGCCATTTCCCGGGGCTGCCATGTGGCCCTGGCCGCCCTGGGCCTGGCGGCCTTGTTCAAGGCCGCACCCTGGACCTTCGATGTGGTTCGCCTGGCAGGCGCCGCCTACCTGCTGTGGATCGGTATCCAGTGCCTGAGGAGCAACCTGTTGCCCACGCTGGACAGCAGTGGCGCCGTCGCCACGCCGTTGCGCTGGCGCCAGGCGATCCAGCGTGGAGTGCTGACCAACCTGCTGAACCCCAAGGCTTTGCTGTTCTGCTCGGTGCTGTTGCCGCAATTCGTCGACCCCCAGGCCGGGGCTGTGGCACCTCAATTCGTCACACTGGGTGTATTGCTAGTGGGTGTCGGTGCGCTGTTCGACTGCTGCTACGCCCTGGCTGGCGCCGGGCTGGGCCGCTGGATGCAACGCAGCCCCTCCGCGCAGCGCCTGCAGCAATGGCTGTTCGGTAGCCTGTTGATCGGCTTCGCCGTGCGCCTGACCTTCGTCCAGCAAGCCTGA
- a CDS encoding Lrp/AsnC family transcriptional regulator, whose protein sequence is MKLDAYDRKILAALQRDGRLSNVQLAEEIGLSPSPCLRRVRMLEEAGVIRGYQAVLARDEVGLGLTVFVGVKVERHNDAEAEAFRQAVLQLPEVISAFLVSGESDFLLQVVVPDLRGYDRFLTGYLLKIPGVSDIRSNFAIHTVKTPGPLPLGHLPG, encoded by the coding sequence ATGAAACTCGATGCCTACGACCGCAAGATCCTCGCCGCCCTGCAGCGCGACGGCCGCCTGAGCAATGTGCAACTGGCGGAGGAGATCGGCCTGTCGCCCTCGCCTTGCCTGCGCCGGGTACGGATGCTGGAAGAGGCCGGGGTGATCCGCGGTTACCAGGCCGTCCTGGCCCGCGATGAGGTGGGCCTGGGGCTGACGGTATTCGTCGGGGTCAAGGTCGAGCGGCACAACGACGCCGAGGCCGAAGCCTTCCGCCAGGCCGTGTTGCAGTTGCCGGAAGTGATCTCGGCGTTCCTGGTGTCCGGCGAATCGGACTTCCTGCTGCAGGTGGTGGTGCCCGACCTGCGGGGCTACGACCGCTTCCTGACCGGCTATCTGCTGAAGATTCCCGGGGTCAGCGATATCCGCAGCAATTTTGCCATCCACACGGTGAAGACCCCGGGTCCACTGCCGCTGGGGCATTTGCCGGGCTGA
- a CDS encoding phosphatidate cytidylyltransferase, which translates to MDKQTLMLFGGIGAILVLASLIGFILKWRTRASPNPVIDNLNARINAWWVMVLVIGIAFWLGTAAVILLFYAVSFYALREFLTLTPTRRSDYPALVAAFYLALPLQYLLIYSDWYGLFSIFIPVYVFLLLPILASLGGDSTHFLERASKVQWGLMIAVFCVSFVPALLTLDIAGYEGRNLLLIAYLVIVVQLSDVLQYVCGKLFGKRKIAPNLSPSKTVEGFVGGILLASMIGGALFWITPFNVWQSFLIALLINLLGFAGGIVMSAIKRDRGVKDWGHMIEGHGGMLDRLDSVCFAAPIFFHLVRYWWT; encoded by the coding sequence ATGGATAAGCAGACCCTGATGTTGTTCGGCGGCATCGGCGCCATTCTGGTGCTGGCCTCGCTGATCGGATTCATCCTCAAATGGCGCACCCGGGCCAGCCCCAACCCGGTGATCGACAACCTCAATGCGCGAATCAACGCCTGGTGGGTGATGGTGCTGGTGATCGGCATCGCCTTCTGGCTCGGCACCGCGGCCGTGATCCTGCTGTTCTACGCAGTCTCGTTCTACGCCCTGCGCGAGTTCCTGACCCTGACCCCGACCCGGCGCAGCGACTACCCGGCGCTGGTGGCAGCCTTCTACCTAGCCCTGCCCCTGCAATACCTGCTGATCTACTCGGACTGGTACGGGCTGTTCTCGATCTTCATTCCGGTCTATGTGTTTTTGCTGCTGCCGATCCTCGCCTCGCTGGGCGGTGACAGCACGCACTTCCTGGAGCGCGCCTCCAAGGTCCAGTGGGGCCTGATGATCGCGGTGTTCTGCGTGTCCTTCGTGCCGGCTCTGCTGACCCTGGACATCGCCGGTTATGAGGGCCGCAACCTGCTGCTGATCGCCTACCTGGTGATCGTGGTGCAGCTCTCGGACGTGCTGCAGTACGTCTGTGGAAAACTCTTCGGCAAACGCAAGATCGCCCCCAACCTGTCGCCTTCCAAGACCGTCGAGGGTTTTGTCGGCGGTATCCTGCTGGCTTCGATGATCGGCGGTGCACTGTTCTGGATCACCCCGTTCAACGTCTGGCAATCGTTCCTCATCGCCCTGTTGATCAACCTGCTGGGCTTTGCCGGCGGCATCGTGATGTCGGCGATCAAGCGCGACCGCGGGGTCAAGGACTGGGGGCACATGATCGAGGGCCACGGCGGCATGCTCGATCGCCTGGATTCGGTGTGCTTCGCCGCGCCGATCTTTTTCCACCTGGTGCGCTACTGGTGGACCTGA
- a CDS encoding lysophospholipid acyltransferase family protein: MFEPLVANLITSAARSITGARSLWLGSAPQAVQRIYFANHSSHGDFVLLWASLPPALRRLTRPVAGADYWQKSNLRRYIINRVFNGVLIDRERKEAVDNNPLQPMLDALDNGDSLIIFPEGTRNPEDGLLPFKSGIYHLAKRYPQVEVIPVWIANLNRVMPKGRFLPLPLLCTTSFGAPLTLEEDESKEHFLERSRAALLALAPEHA; the protein is encoded by the coding sequence ATGTTCGAACCTCTGGTTGCCAACCTCATCACCTCCGCCGCCCGCAGCATCACCGGCGCCCGCAGCCTGTGGCTGGGCTCGGCGCCGCAGGCGGTGCAACGCATCTACTTCGCCAACCACAGCAGCCACGGCGACTTCGTGCTGCTCTGGGCCTCGCTGCCGCCGGCCCTGCGGCGCCTGACCCGGCCCGTGGCCGGTGCCGACTACTGGCAGAAAAGCAATCTGCGCCGCTACATCATCAATCGGGTGTTCAACGGTGTGCTGATCGACCGCGAACGCAAGGAGGCTGTGGATAACAATCCCCTGCAGCCGATGCTCGACGCCCTGGACAACGGCGACTCGCTGATCATCTTCCCGGAAGGCACGCGCAACCCGGAGGACGGCCTGCTGCCGTTCAAGAGCGGGATCTACCACCTGGCCAAGCGTTATCCACAGGTGGAGGTGATTCCGGTGTGGATCGCCAACCTCAACCGGGTCATGCCCAAGGGGCGTTTCCTGCCTTTGCCGCTGCTGTGCACCACCAGTTTCGGCGCGCCGCTGACCCTGGAAGAAGACGAAAGCAAGGAACACTTTCTCGAACGCAGCCGCGCCGCGCTGCTGGCCCTGGCCCCGGAGCACGCCTGA